One genomic segment of Hydrocarboniclastica marina includes these proteins:
- a CDS encoding metallophosphoesterase family protein, whose translation MPRFIHTADWQIGKQFGQFDHSEAGVLSDQRINTVARIGELATQVKADAILVAGDVFDMQTVSCKTLHRLATALDSYSGPWVLLPGNHDAAVAESVWQVWQRTVQLPANIHLALKPGVIELQAAGLAVFCAPLTQRHSQSDLTEPFSHYDCGAGLVRVGLAHGSVQGILPDQMETQNPIAADRALTSGLDYLALGDWHGRLEVNTHTFYSGSPETDVFRNNDSGNVLEVQIDSPGAVPEVTVHRTGYFRWYQALCGLRIREDLEQLQEQCAAFDRLAVVKLRLEGALDLATYQDLARWLGTLEARVHALLTDDEALAIAPSDNDLLDLQADGYLAEVVTELKAEQESNAVSREALRLLLQKLAQHQQDVRA comes from the coding sequence GTGCCCCGGTTTATCCATACCGCCGATTGGCAGATCGGCAAGCAGTTCGGTCAGTTCGACCATAGTGAAGCCGGGGTTCTCTCGGACCAGCGCATCAACACTGTCGCCCGCATTGGTGAGCTCGCCACGCAGGTAAAAGCGGACGCGATTCTGGTGGCCGGCGATGTGTTCGATATGCAAACCGTCTCATGCAAGACGCTCCATCGTCTCGCAACCGCGCTCGACAGTTACAGTGGACCCTGGGTGCTATTGCCGGGTAACCACGATGCCGCGGTGGCCGAGAGCGTCTGGCAGGTCTGGCAGCGCACGGTGCAGTTACCGGCAAACATCCATCTGGCGCTCAAACCCGGGGTCATCGAACTGCAGGCAGCCGGGCTTGCCGTCTTCTGTGCACCTCTTACCCAGCGTCACAGCCAGTCTGATCTGACTGAGCCGTTCAGTCATTACGACTGCGGCGCAGGACTCGTCCGGGTTGGGTTGGCCCATGGCAGTGTCCAGGGCATCCTGCCTGATCAGATGGAAACCCAGAATCCCATAGCTGCGGATAGAGCGCTGACCAGCGGCCTTGACTACCTGGCCCTGGGCGACTGGCACGGCAGGCTTGAGGTTAATACGCATACGTTCTACAGCGGTTCTCCGGAAACCGATGTTTTTCGAAACAATGACTCGGGCAATGTGCTTGAGGTACAGATTGATTCCCCAGGCGCTGTGCCAGAAGTTACCGTGCACCGCACCGGCTATTTTCGCTGGTATCAAGCCCTGTGCGGCCTGAGGATTCGCGAAGATCTGGAGCAGTTGCAGGAGCAATGCGCAGCGTTCGACCGGCTGGCTGTAGTGAAGCTTCGCCTCGAAGGAGCACTCGACCTGGCAACCTACCAGGACTTGGCGCGTTGGCTGGGGACCCTGGAGGCCCGGGTTCATGCCCTGCTGACAGACGACGAAGCGCTGGCCATTGCACCCAGCGACAATGATCTGCTCGACCTTCAGGCTGACGGTTACCTGGCTGAGGTTGTCACGGAGCTCAAAGCAGAGCAGGAGAGTAACGCTGTCAGCCGTGAAGCGCTTCGCCTTCTGTTGCAGAAGCTGGCTCAGCATCAGCAGGACGTCCGGGCATGA
- a CDS encoding AAA family ATPase, with protein MKVSRLAVKELRQFARHFELTALEPGLNLISGANETGKSALVRALQAAFFERYSTKSVEDLRPWQDPNAAPEVQVDFEHGGLDYSLSKQFLKKPRCRLTLDRQVLEGDQAEQHLQQLLGFSYPGKGASREEYWGIPGLLWITQGTGQDLARPISHAHGFLRESLSQGMEDLATSGGDRLIDEIAAERSTLLTQTGKQTGELKKAVSEVESAAAVLAETDRRLSQSSSAIERLGVVRREWQEHESARPWEEAEQKQARAADQLHEVNRQRQQLVSNETDLNRTRRERQQLLDQLGQWRDEADQLESRARRVAELKTRQEAAQAEVTVLERQVIQSTSALREAQAVLARAEAQKRRRELEALLEEGQLALEHARSQVERAREVSEQRRQLAVRLTGATLDSNRIDALARAEEAARESVVRHEAIATRVRYRLNPGAAITVAGQALSGEGSVTLTESTRLRLGELGEITIEPGGEDLVASTERVQAAEQDFDRLLKASGVSSVAEARQRLAERQEAEQKITWLDQTLEDIAPNGLQALIAETERRQRRQQSARAELDELPEDRDLAISTSDAQDALELAREEASRVEAKRRATRDEDIAARTELDTAEREYQGLTQRIEDPDRRARQRASQDQLLQLSAGIEALEQSLGRQRAAIEAANPQVLQDDIQRYARSAENTRAAQRDRRTEIARLEGALGADGAAGLGEHRAEQAARLERLARRQQALELRAGALELLYQRLQRKRSRLVERLQAPLQRHVARYLRLLFPEAELTINEAFQPGKLHRNGLPDVDFAALSFGAREQVGVILRLAYADALKEAGRPTLIVLDDALVHSDRPRREAMQRVLYSAGHRHQILLFTCHPDNWADLGVPVRSLEQLKSEAGG; from the coding sequence ATGAAGGTGTCGCGCCTGGCCGTTAAAGAACTGCGTCAATTCGCTCGCCATTTTGAGCTCACCGCCCTCGAGCCAGGCCTGAACCTTATCTCGGGAGCCAACGAAACGGGTAAGAGTGCTCTGGTGAGAGCACTTCAGGCGGCGTTCTTTGAGCGCTACAGCACCAAGTCGGTGGAAGACTTGCGGCCCTGGCAGGACCCCAATGCAGCGCCCGAGGTTCAGGTCGACTTTGAACACGGCGGGCTCGACTATAGCCTGAGCAAACAATTCCTGAAGAAGCCCCGGTGCCGACTGACGCTGGATCGTCAGGTCCTGGAAGGGGACCAGGCGGAGCAGCATCTGCAACAGCTCCTCGGCTTCAGCTACCCCGGCAAGGGCGCCAGTAGAGAAGAGTACTGGGGCATTCCGGGGCTATTGTGGATTACCCAGGGTACAGGGCAGGATCTGGCTCGTCCGATAAGCCATGCCCATGGTTTTTTGCGGGAAAGCCTGAGCCAGGGCATGGAAGATTTAGCTACCAGCGGTGGTGATCGCCTCATCGATGAGATCGCCGCCGAGAGGTCCACCCTGCTGACCCAGACTGGCAAGCAGACAGGTGAGCTGAAAAAAGCGGTCTCTGAAGTTGAGTCTGCAGCCGCTGTGCTGGCAGAAACAGATCGCAGGCTGAGCCAGTCCAGCAGCGCGATCGAAAGGCTGGGGGTTGTCCGGCGAGAATGGCAGGAGCACGAGTCGGCCCGGCCCTGGGAGGAGGCTGAGCAGAAGCAGGCTCGGGCCGCTGATCAGCTGCACGAGGTCAACCGGCAACGCCAGCAACTCGTCAGTAACGAGACCGATCTCAACCGTACTCGCCGGGAACGGCAGCAGTTGCTGGACCAGTTAGGGCAATGGCGGGACGAAGCGGATCAACTGGAATCGAGAGCGCGCCGCGTGGCGGAGCTGAAAACGCGGCAGGAAGCTGCACAAGCAGAAGTGACTGTTCTGGAGCGGCAGGTCATCCAGTCGACGAGCGCGCTGCGGGAGGCCCAGGCCGTACTGGCGCGGGCAGAAGCGCAAAAGCGTCGGCGGGAACTCGAAGCACTTCTTGAAGAAGGGCAGCTGGCGCTGGAGCATGCCCGGAGTCAGGTTGAACGGGCCCGTGAGGTTTCAGAGCAACGCCGACAGCTCGCAGTCAGGCTCACCGGTGCAACCCTCGACAGCAACCGCATCGATGCGCTCGCCCGCGCAGAAGAAGCAGCTCGTGAAAGTGTTGTCCGTCACGAAGCGATCGCGACCCGCGTGCGCTATCGCCTCAACCCTGGCGCGGCGATTACAGTAGCAGGGCAGGCTCTTAGCGGTGAGGGGAGTGTAACCCTGACAGAGTCCACACGCCTGAGACTGGGCGAGTTGGGCGAGATCACCATTGAGCCCGGCGGCGAGGATCTTGTCGCGTCAACGGAACGCGTCCAGGCCGCAGAGCAGGATTTTGATCGGCTGCTCAAGGCCAGCGGTGTTTCATCTGTAGCGGAGGCACGACAGCGCCTGGCTGAGCGCCAGGAAGCTGAGCAGAAAATAACCTGGCTCGACCAGACCTTGGAGGACATTGCACCGAACGGGTTACAGGCACTCATTGCCGAGACTGAGCGAAGGCAGCGGCGGCAGCAGTCGGCCAGAGCCGAGCTCGATGAGCTGCCGGAAGACAGGGACCTGGCCATCTCAACGAGTGACGCACAGGACGCGCTTGAGCTGGCGCGAGAAGAAGCTAGCCGCGTCGAGGCAAAACGCCGGGCGACCCGAGATGAGGACATCGCTGCACGGACCGAGCTGGACACTGCCGAGCGCGAGTATCAGGGCTTGACCCAGCGTATAGAAGACCCGGACCGAAGAGCACGCCAGCGAGCCAGTCAGGATCAGCTTCTTCAGCTATCGGCTGGGATTGAAGCGCTGGAACAATCGCTGGGACGCCAGCGGGCGGCCATTGAGGCGGCCAACCCGCAGGTGCTGCAAGATGATATTCAGCGCTACGCCCGCAGTGCTGAGAATACCCGGGCAGCTCAACGCGACCGGCGTACCGAGATTGCCCGGCTTGAGGGGGCCTTGGGTGCCGACGGTGCGGCCGGGCTTGGCGAGCACCGGGCCGAGCAGGCGGCCCGTCTCGAACGTCTTGCCCGCCGTCAGCAGGCCCTTGAGCTCCGAGCGGGGGCACTGGAACTGCTTTACCAACGGCTTCAGCGGAAGCGAAGCCGATTGGTTGAACGTCTGCAGGCGCCTTTGCAGAGGCACGTAGCGCGCTACTTGCGCCTGCTTTTCCCGGAGGCGGAACTCACAATCAACGAGGCATTCCAACCTGGAAAACTGCATCGGAATGGCCTGCCGGACGTGGACTTCGCAGCCCTCAGCTTCGGCGCCCGCGAGCAGGTGGGCGTCATTCTGCGCCTCGCCTATGCCGACGCGCTAAAGGAGGCTGGCAGGCCCACCCTTATAGTGCTTGATGATGCGCTGGTCCATAGCGATCGGCCCCGTCGCGAAGCGATGCAGCGTGTCCTCTACAGTGCCGGGCATCGGCATCAGATCCTGTTATTCACTTGTCATCCAGACAACTGGGCCGACCTTGGTGTCCCGGTCCGGTCGCTGGAGCAGCTCAAGTCTGAGGCCGGCGGCTAG
- a CDS encoding DUF2383 domain-containing protein — MSKSPQEATVKTLNSLIHLDYDAIDAYDAAIKRATDDNVRAALLEFRADHETHTEKLQAWVEKLGGKPATKSDLKAVLTSGKVAISSLSETMGILKAMQSNEEETNQKYDDALSTVTEPPELVEVLLHNRDDERKHKGWIDNHLDQTNQTPYPHTIAPNSR, encoded by the coding sequence ATGAGCAAAAGCCCGCAAGAAGCCACGGTTAAGACACTCAACAGTCTCATTCATCTCGACTACGACGCTATCGACGCCTATGACGCGGCGATCAAGCGCGCGACGGATGACAATGTGAGGGCCGCGCTGCTGGAATTCCGTGCGGATCATGAGACGCATACGGAAAAACTGCAGGCATGGGTTGAAAAACTCGGCGGCAAACCGGCAACCAAGTCGGACCTCAAGGCGGTCCTTACCTCGGGCAAAGTCGCCATCAGCAGCCTGAGCGAAACAATGGGGATTCTGAAGGCGATGCAGTCGAACGAAGAAGAAACCAACCAGAAGTACGACGATGCGTTAAGCACCGTCACCGAACCTCCGGAACTGGTAGAAGTTCTTCTGCATAACCGCGACGACGAGCGCAAGCACAAAGGCTGGATTGACAATCATCTCGACCAGACCAACCAGACCCCGTACCCGCACACTATTGCGCCGAACTCGCGCTAG
- a CDS encoding DUF1206 domain-containing protein gives MADSSTQISKGVERLARWGYAAKGVLYVVIGLYVGMAVLGMGGDTAGVRQAILEVAGQPYGWFMLILLGVGLAGHVLWRMVQAFGDPERKGRGLKGVVRRIGMFISGAVYLMLAFYTLRLILGSAGGGSSTAQRSAEVMSFPGGIFLLGAVGLGFIGVGLYQMWRAYQETYRKHWKSEGLSRAQVMLARTVARVGLPARAILFVVVGFYLVAAAWKTSPGAARDTEGAMRALSALPFGQWLLAAIAIGMVCYGCYCFCNAWLKVIKPDNA, from the coding sequence ATGGCCGACTCTTCCACCCAGATCAGTAAAGGTGTGGAGCGACTCGCCCGTTGGGGCTATGCAGCGAAAGGGGTACTCTACGTCGTAATCGGCCTCTACGTCGGCATGGCGGTTTTGGGCATGGGCGGCGATACCGCCGGTGTGCGGCAGGCGATTCTGGAAGTCGCCGGACAGCCTTACGGCTGGTTTATGCTGATCCTGCTAGGGGTAGGGCTGGCCGGCCACGTACTCTGGCGAATGGTCCAGGCTTTCGGAGACCCTGAGCGAAAAGGCAGGGGCCTTAAAGGAGTGGTCCGGCGTATCGGCATGTTCATCAGCGGCGCGGTTTATCTTATGCTGGCCTTCTATACGTTGCGACTGATACTGGGGAGCGCCGGCGGGGGCAGTTCAACAGCGCAGCGCAGTGCAGAAGTCATGTCATTCCCGGGAGGTATCTTTCTGTTGGGCGCAGTGGGCCTGGGCTTCATCGGGGTAGGACTTTACCAGATGTGGCGAGCCTATCAGGAAACCTACCGTAAACACTGGAAGTCCGAAGGCTTAAGTCGGGCGCAGGTCATGCTGGCGCGAACGGTGGCGCGCGTTGGTTTGCCCGCCAGGGCTATTCTTTTTGTGGTGGTTGGCTTTTATCTGGTGGCCGCTGCGTGGAAAACCAGTCCTGGCGCCGCGCGCGACACAGAAGGCGCGATGCGAGCGCTTAGTGCATTACCGTTTGGCCAATGGCTACTGGCCGCAATTGCCATAGGTATGGTCTGTTATGGCTGCTACTGCTTCTGTAACGCCTGGCTTAAAGTGATCAAGCCGGATAATGCCTGA
- a CDS encoding EAL domain-containing protein: MDQNVLATEIVEPFSRSLSFLGHGGEMGRAMREKDWLGSPLDEPGQWPQELKSTIALMLNSGHSMFLAWGPELTFFYNDAYIPLLGSKHPALGKPFQDVWHDIWPDIEPIVLDALAGKSTWLEDFRLLTERNGYPEEAFFTFSYSPVRNSQGEVCGLFSAVNETTGKVDAMNRRRAVEEELVQSQEQLRQSNEYLNTIISQASVGIAQTDIEGRFMLVNDRYCEILGRSRADLLGRKVKDLTHPEDQLLHAEAFDRVVRSGEALFIEKRGLRPDGSHVWVNNHLSLSRDADGNPQHVIKVSIDITERKENELHIKYLATHDPLTKLPNRTLLKERMLHSIQAAQYLGTKVALLFLDLNRFKMVNDSLGHDQGDQLLKVIAERLRSCTREGDTTARIGGDEFVIVLDALEFVSDAIGIAEEVLASVAEPVRLAGHDVSVSTSIGISVYPRDGSDPTILLKSADTAMYQAKEMGGGTFRFYSPDMNARLLERLLTESRLREAIGRGELVLYYQPRVSLVKERIVAIEALVRWDHPENGLMLPDDFIPIAEEIGLIEEIGRTVLMQACEQNKRWQQQGQDPVRVSVNISPRQLTQGDLPYLVRSVLEATGLAPQWLELEVTESGLMHNITAAQETLQQIRDLGVGISIDDFGTGYSSLNHLKRLPIDTLKIDKTFVRDLPFDSDDVSIVTATIALAKSMNLRVVAEGVRSVEQLYFLKDRECEEVQGYLFGLPVPAEQMEGVLMHPDSIIPLARK; the protein is encoded by the coding sequence ATGGATCAGAACGTCCTCGCCACGGAGATTGTCGAGCCCTTCAGTCGCAGCCTTAGCTTTCTTGGGCACGGCGGAGAGATGGGGCGAGCCATGCGTGAGAAGGACTGGCTCGGTTCGCCTCTGGATGAGCCTGGGCAATGGCCGCAGGAACTCAAGTCAACGATCGCTTTAATGCTCAATTCAGGGCACTCCATGTTCCTTGCCTGGGGTCCCGAACTCACCTTCTTCTATAACGATGCCTACATACCGCTTCTCGGCAGCAAGCACCCAGCACTGGGCAAACCTTTCCAGGACGTGTGGCACGACATCTGGCCGGACATTGAGCCGATCGTATTGGATGCTCTTGCTGGTAAATCCACCTGGCTGGAAGATTTCAGGCTGCTGACGGAACGGAACGGCTACCCGGAGGAAGCTTTTTTCACCTTCTCCTACAGCCCTGTGCGCAATAGCCAGGGTGAGGTATGTGGGCTGTTCTCTGCGGTTAACGAAACCACTGGCAAGGTCGACGCCATGAATCGGCGTCGCGCTGTGGAGGAGGAACTGGTTCAGAGTCAGGAGCAGTTACGGCAGAGTAACGAGTACCTCAACACTATTATCAGCCAGGCATCCGTCGGAATAGCCCAGACCGACATTGAGGGCCGGTTCATGTTAGTCAATGATCGTTACTGCGAAATTCTGGGGCGTAGTCGGGCCGACCTTCTGGGCAGAAAAGTGAAGGACCTGACTCACCCTGAAGACCAGTTGCTCCACGCAGAGGCCTTCGACCGGGTCGTTCGTAGCGGTGAGGCGTTATTCATCGAAAAGCGGGGGCTGCGCCCTGACGGTAGTCATGTCTGGGTGAACAATCATCTCTCTCTGAGCAGGGACGCGGACGGTAACCCACAGCATGTGATAAAGGTTTCGATTGATATCACCGAACGCAAGGAGAACGAGCTACATATCAAGTATCTCGCGACCCATGACCCCCTGACGAAGCTGCCGAACCGGACCTTGTTGAAAGAACGCATGCTGCACTCGATCCAGGCGGCGCAATACCTGGGAACCAAGGTTGCTTTACTGTTTCTCGATCTAAACCGCTTCAAGATGGTTAACGATAGCCTGGGGCATGATCAGGGTGATCAGTTACTGAAGGTTATCGCTGAGCGGCTCCGTAGCTGCACCCGTGAAGGCGACACCACCGCCCGTATCGGCGGGGACGAGTTTGTGATTGTCCTGGACGCGCTGGAGTTTGTTTCAGACGCTATAGGTATCGCGGAAGAGGTGCTGGCGTCTGTTGCCGAACCCGTCCGGCTTGCCGGGCACGATGTCAGCGTCAGTACCAGTATAGGCATTAGTGTCTATCCGAGAGACGGCAGTGACCCGACTATTCTGCTCAAATCTGCCGATACCGCCATGTACCAGGCCAAAGAAATGGGAGGCGGGACTTTCCGCTTTTACAGCCCGGACATGAATGCCCGGCTACTGGAACGGCTGTTGACCGAGAGCCGACTGCGCGAAGCAATCGGCAGGGGTGAGCTGGTGCTTTACTATCAGCCCCGCGTATCGCTGGTGAAAGAGCGTATTGTCGCCATCGAAGCGCTGGTACGGTGGGACCATCCCGAGAACGGGCTGATGCTGCCCGATGACTTTATCCCGATCGCTGAAGAAATAGGGCTTATCGAAGAGATAGGCCGGACAGTGCTGATGCAGGCCTGTGAACAGAACAAGCGATGGCAACAGCAGGGGCAGGATCCCGTCCGGGTATCGGTCAACATCTCACCGCGGCAGCTTACCCAGGGTGATCTACCCTACCTGGTAAGAAGCGTCCTGGAAGCGACCGGCCTGGCACCGCAATGGCTGGAACTGGAAGTTACCGAAAGCGGGCTGATGCACAACATTACAGCAGCCCAGGAAACTTTGCAGCAGATACGGGACCTGGGTGTCGGCATCTCTATAGATGATTTCGGGACCGGATATTCGTCGTTGAACCACCTCAAACGCTTGCCTATCGATACACTTAAAATTGACAAGACGTTTGTTCGTGACCTTCCGTTCGACAGCGATGACGTCTCGATAGTCACCGCAACGATAGCACTGGCAAAAAGCATGAATCTCAGGGTCGTGGCCGAGGGGGTGCGTTCGGTTGAGCAGCTCTACTTCCTCAAGGACCGGGAATGCGAAGAAGTGCAGGGTTATCTGTTCGGGCTTCCCGTCCCGGCGGAGCAAATGGAGGGCGTTCTGATGCATCCTGACAGTATTATTCCGCTAGCCCGGAAGTAA
- a CDS encoding TPM domain-containing protein: MTLLNQAEQQEVTAAISRLERETDAEVVTVLTAQADNYAYIPLVWAGLAALLVPGLLNLFANWLNAHSLVLTQWALFVVLALIFRVPQINSHLIPAPVRYWRASNLARRQFLEQNLHHTEGGTGMLIFVSEAERYVEILVDQGISSRIPDATWGGIVEAFVARVRQGKTLEGFLECIDACGAELKEKLPATHERNELPNHLVVLD; the protein is encoded by the coding sequence ATGACGTTATTGAACCAGGCCGAACAGCAGGAAGTCACAGCCGCTATTTCGCGCCTCGAGCGTGAGACCGACGCCGAAGTCGTGACGGTACTGACTGCCCAAGCGGATAACTACGCCTACATACCGCTGGTATGGGCTGGGCTGGCAGCCCTGCTTGTGCCCGGGTTGCTCAATCTGTTTGCCAACTGGCTGAACGCCCACAGCCTTGTGTTAACTCAATGGGCGCTTTTTGTAGTGCTGGCCCTGATCTTTCGCGTTCCCCAGATCAACAGCCACCTGATACCGGCACCCGTGCGTTACTGGCGAGCGTCGAATCTGGCACGGCGACAATTTCTTGAACAGAACCTTCACCATACCGAGGGGGGCACGGGCATGCTCATCTTTGTATCCGAAGCCGAGCGCTACGTCGAAATTCTGGTTGACCAAGGCATCTCGAGCCGGATCCCTGACGCGACCTGGGGCGGCATCGTCGAAGCGTTTGTTGCTCGAGTCAGGCAGGGAAAAACGCTGGAGGGATTCCTTGAGTGTATCGACGCCTGCGGTGCAGAGCTGAAAGAAAAACTGCCCGCCACCCATGAGCGCAACGAGCTGCCGAACCACTTGGTCGTGCTGGACTAG
- a CDS encoding TPM domain-containing protein produces MGSRLLRSATLLLILVSGAVQAESAPQFPELTGRVVDKAGMLDQQTEAMLSQMSEAHEQASGEQVVVVTVPNLQGYPIEDYGYQLGRYWGIGQEGEDNGALLLVSEEDRKIRIEVGYGLEGRLTDAQASTIINGIITPAFRQGDFAGGVRAGTAAMIQVLGGEPLAQPANRGGVAPAAERPNAPLASVFFLIMMAVVYFLGGGSGRGRGRGRGGAAFLGGALLGAGLGRGGGGFGGGGFGGGGGGFGGGGASGGW; encoded by the coding sequence ATGGGCTCCCGCCTGCTGCGCAGCGCCACACTGCTGCTCATTCTCGTATCTGGAGCTGTTCAGGCCGAGTCAGCCCCGCAATTTCCGGAGTTGACCGGCCGGGTGGTCGACAAAGCCGGTATGCTTGACCAGCAGACTGAGGCCATGCTGAGTCAGATGAGTGAGGCCCATGAGCAGGCAAGCGGCGAGCAGGTTGTGGTTGTGACCGTGCCCAACCTGCAGGGCTACCCGATAGAGGACTACGGCTACCAGCTGGGGCGCTACTGGGGCATAGGCCAGGAAGGCGAGGACAACGGCGCACTGCTTTTGGTAAGCGAAGAGGACCGCAAGATCCGCATCGAAGTCGGCTATGGCCTCGAAGGCCGACTGACTGATGCCCAGGCGTCGACCATAATCAATGGCATTATTACGCCCGCATTTCGCCAGGGCGACTTTGCCGGCGGCGTACGAGCCGGGACTGCCGCTATGATACAGGTCCTGGGTGGCGAGCCGCTGGCGCAGCCGGCGAACCGGGGCGGCGTGGCGCCGGCTGCGGAGCGACCTAATGCGCCGTTAGCCTCTGTTTTTTTCCTCATCATGATGGCCGTCGTCTACTTTCTCGGTGGCGGCAGTGGTCGTGGACGTGGCCGGGGTAGAGGCGGTGCAGCGTTTCTTGGCGGTGCCCTGCTGGGAGCAGGTCTAGGCCGCGGAGGCGGCGGCTTTGGCGGCGGCGGTTTCGGTGGGGGCGGCGGCGGTTTCGGCGGCGGCGGAGCTTCTGGCGGCTGGTAG
- a CDS encoding LemA family protein: protein MSTSREPAPLKIALHWSVALLFALALSGCGINNIPTYDEQVKSAWSQVENQYQRRADLVPNLVETVKGFAAQERETLTAVMEARSKATSIQVDESVLNNPQKLQQFQQAQGQLTSALSRLMAVSERYPELRSNENFLALQSQLEGTENRIAVARRDFIQAVEQYNTEIRTFPGRLWHSILYSDMPLRENFEATAENAEQAPQVEF, encoded by the coding sequence ATGAGCACGAGTCGTGAACCTGCCCCACTGAAAATCGCCCTGCACTGGAGCGTTGCCCTGCTCTTCGCGCTCGCTCTCAGCGGTTGTGGCATCAACAATATCCCCACCTACGACGAGCAGGTGAAGTCGGCCTGGTCGCAGGTTGAAAACCAGTACCAGCGTCGCGCGGACCTCGTGCCCAACCTGGTGGAAACAGTCAAAGGCTTTGCAGCCCAGGAGCGCGAGACGCTTACAGCAGTTATGGAGGCCCGATCAAAAGCGACCTCTATCCAGGTTGATGAAAGCGTGCTTAATAACCCGCAGAAGCTTCAGCAGTTCCAGCAGGCGCAAGGTCAACTGACCAGTGCGCTGAGCCGTCTCATGGCAGTATCAGAGCGTTATCCGGAGCTTCGCTCCAACGAGAATTTCCTGGCCCTGCAGTCTCAGCTCGAAGGAACGGAGAATCGTATAGCGGTGGCCCGCCGCGATTTCATTCAAGCGGTAGAGCAGTACAACACAGAGATCCGGACCTTCCCGGGACGCCTGTGGCATAGCATTCTTTATAGCGACATGCCCCTGCGGGAGAACTTCGAGGCGACCGCTGAAAACGCAGAGCAGGCACCGCAGGTAGAGTTTTGA